A window from Actimicrobium sp. CCC2.4 encodes these proteins:
- a CDS encoding efflux transporter outer membrane subunit, which produces MNPFKLCALLWLGGCAIAPPPARVDAGVAPGWSAPLPHQGSLTDLTRWWQQQGDPLLVQLIDAGQAVSPSVASAAARISQARAVQVSASAALVPALNATASGSRNSAQPGIPLSTTVQGALQASWEIDVFGARRFAQDGARARLAGAQAGWHDARVSVAADIANQYYGLRACQRLLDVTRADAASRTETARLSQLSATAGFTAPATAALARASAAEASGRVTQQQAQCDIGIKTLVALTAMTEPDLRQQLGEVTPAALFTPIVITSLPAATLRQRPDVFNAEREVAAASAAVGNAQAQRYPRLTLGGSVGAGAFRAVGVTTEAPTWAIGPLAVSLPLFDAGTRVANIDAASASYDEAVVLYRARVRQAVREVEEALVNLDSTARRSDDAVRAVDGYRLSFNGTESRYRSGLASLVELEDARRLRLAAELSQVSLQQQRNAAWIALYRAAGGGWRAPDASNNASIDSTDTPKDPT; this is translated from the coding sequence ATGAATCCATTCAAACTGTGCGCCTTGCTCTGGCTCGGCGGCTGCGCAATCGCGCCACCACCTGCGCGTGTCGATGCCGGCGTCGCCCCCGGCTGGAGTGCGCCCTTGCCGCATCAGGGCAGCCTCACCGACCTGACCCGCTGGTGGCAGCAGCAAGGCGATCCGCTGCTGGTGCAGCTGATCGATGCCGGCCAGGCAGTCAGCCCGAGCGTAGCCTCGGCCGCCGCCCGCATCAGCCAGGCGCGCGCGGTGCAAGTGAGCGCATCGGCTGCCCTGGTACCGGCACTCAATGCCACCGCCAGCGGCAGCCGCAACAGCGCCCAGCCCGGCATTCCGCTGAGCACGACGGTTCAAGGTGCGCTGCAAGCATCGTGGGAAATCGACGTCTTCGGCGCACGCCGGTTTGCGCAGGACGGCGCGCGGGCCAGACTCGCTGGTGCGCAAGCCGGCTGGCATGACGCGCGGGTATCGGTCGCGGCCGACATCGCCAATCAGTATTACGGCCTGCGTGCCTGCCAGCGCTTGCTGGACGTCACCCGCGCCGACGCTGCCTCGCGCACGGAAACCGCGCGCTTGTCGCAGCTCAGTGCCACGGCCGGCTTCACCGCGCCGGCCACGGCCGCACTGGCGCGCGCCAGCGCCGCCGAAGCCAGCGGCCGCGTCACGCAACAGCAGGCCCAGTGCGACATCGGCATCAAGACGCTGGTGGCACTGACGGCAATGACCGAACCGGACTTGCGCCAGCAACTGGGCGAGGTCACACCGGCTGCGCTGTTCACACCGATCGTCATCACCAGTTTGCCGGCCGCGACGCTGCGCCAGCGTCCCGATGTCTTCAATGCCGAGCGCGAAGTCGCCGCCGCCAGTGCCGCGGTCGGTAACGCTCAGGCGCAACGCTATCCGCGCCTGACGCTGGGCGGCTCGGTCGGTGCCGGCGCGTTTCGTGCGGTGGGCGTAACCACCGAAGCCCCGACCTGGGCCATCGGTCCGCTGGCGGTGTCGCTGCCGCTGTTTGATGCCGGCACACGCGTGGCCAACATTGACGCAGCCAGCGCCAGTTACGACGAAGCGGTCGTGCTGTATCGGGCGCGGGTGCGACAGGCCGTGCGCGAGGTCGAAGAAGCGCTGGTCAATCTCGATAGCACGGCGCGCCGCAGCGATGATGCCGTGCGCGCAGTCGATGGTTACCGCCTGTCGTTCAATGGTACCGAGAGCCGCTACCGCAGCGGCCTGGCCAGCCTGGTCGAACTCGAAGATGCGCGACGCCTGCGCCTGGCCGCCGAACTGAGCCAGGTATCGCTGCAGCAGCAACGCAATGCCGCATGGATCGCGCTGTATCGCGCCGCCGGTGGCGGCTGGCGCGCACCCGATGCGTCGAATAACGCCTCCATCGATTCAACAGACACACCGAAAGACCCGACATGA